The genomic region CAACATCCGCGAGTCCGACGCGATCTGCCAGGTGATCCGGGCGTTCCAGGACCCGGACGTGGTCCACGTGGACGGCAAGGTCTCGCCCAAGGACGACATCGAGACCATCAACACCGAGCTGATCCTCGCCGACCTGCAGACCATCGAGAAGGTGCTGCCCCGGCTGCAGAAGGAGGCCCGCCTCAAGAAGGACTCGGCCGCCGCGCTGGTCGCCACCGAGGCCGCCCAGAAGATCCTGGAGTCCGGCAAGACCCTCTTCGAGGTCGGCTTCGACGCCTCCTCGCTGCGCGAGCTGCACCTGCTCACCACCAAGCCCTTCCTCTACGTCTTCAACGTCGACGAGGACGAGCTGACCGACGAGCCCTTCAAGGACACCCTGCGCGAGCTGGTCGCCCCCGCCGAGGCGATCTTCCTCAACGCCAAGATCGAGTCCGAGCTGATCGGCATGGACGACGAGGACGCCCTCGAGCTCCTCCAGTCGATGGGCCAGGAGGAGCCCGGCATGGCCACCCTCGGCCGCGTCGGCTTCGACACCCTCGGCCTGCAGACCTACCTCACCGCCGGCCCCAAGGAGGTGCGCGCCTGGACCATCAAGAAGGGCGCCACCGCCCCCGAGGCCGCCGGCGTCATCCACACCGACTTCCAGCGCGGCTTCATCAAGGCCGAAATCGTCTCCTTCGACGACCTGGTCGCCTGCGGCTCCATCCCCGAGGCCCGCGCCAAGGGCAAGT from Kitasatospora azatica KCTC 9699 harbors:
- the ychF gene encoding redox-regulated ATPase YchF encodes the protein MSLTIGIVGLPNVGKSTLFNALTKNDVLAANYPFATIEPNVGVVGVPDPRLAVLAKIFGSERILPATVDFVDIAGIVRGASEGEGLGNKFLANIRESDAICQVIRAFQDPDVVHVDGKVSPKDDIETINTELILADLQTIEKVLPRLQKEARLKKDSAAALVATEAAQKILESGKTLFEVGFDASSLRELHLLTTKPFLYVFNVDEDELTDEPFKDTLRELVAPAEAIFLNAKIESELIGMDDEDALELLQSMGQEEPGMATLGRVGFDTLGLQTYLTAGPKEVRAWTIKKGATAPEAAGVIHTDFQRGFIKAEIVSFDDLVACGSIPEARAKGKSRIEGKEYVMQDGDVVEFRFNV